In the genome of Triticum urartu cultivar G1812 chromosome 5, Tu2.1, whole genome shotgun sequence, one region contains:
- the LOC125510427 gene encoding uncharacterized protein LOC125510427 — MGSDHGGHGPSGGDFRQKVWSMTGGPYCRPVHWRRNTAIAMVGIFLVCIPIAMKSAELEQRPHHPVRPIPSQLWCKNFGKKEY, encoded by the exons ATGGGCAGCGACCATGGCGGCCACGGCCCTAGCGGCGGCGACTTCCGGCAGAAGGTGTGGAGCATGACCGGCGGGCCCTACTGCCGGCCCGTCCACTGGCGCCGCAACACCGCCATCGCCATGGTCGGCATCTTCCTCGTCTGCATCCCCATCGCCATGAAATCCGCCGAGCTCGAG CAACGCCCTCACCACCCAGTCCGGCCAATCCCATCCCAGCTTTGGTGCAAGAACTTTGGCAAGAAGGAGTACTGA